From Musa acuminata AAA Group cultivar baxijiao chromosome BXJ3-8, Cavendish_Baxijiao_AAA, whole genome shotgun sequence, one genomic window encodes:
- the LOC103996257 gene encoding arabinogalactan protein 23-like: MEMRKIACAVLVAAAAATTALATEAPAAAPGPASASFAATPAVGAVIGASVLSFFAFYLQ, encoded by the coding sequence ATGGAGATGAGGAAGATCGCCTGTGCCGTCCTCGTCGCCGCTGCCGCGGCCACCACCGCCCTGGCGACTGAGGCCCCGGCCGCGGCGCCAGGCCCCGCCAGTGCTTCCTTCGCAGCCACCCCCGCGGTTGGGGCCGTCATCGGAGCTTCCGTCCTCTCCTTCTTCGCCTTCTACCTGCAGTAG
- the LOC135645243 gene encoding E3 ubiquitin-protein ligase makorin-like, with protein MPTSSSPLPSMPRRILCKYFARGTCLKGEYCEFSHDWRDQSNNVCNFYQRGLCTYGSRCRYNHIGVSSHNSYDPASSISHQSYHVESSSSQVAHPPRASLKGETSQAFRIPVDLPVSCQSHTPPLEHAQKQKHGADISPSNEGSHVPAHMRPADSEICALHITGSCLHGKSCPDVHGDMCSICEMHCLHPFHQDKREEHITMCQKNNKLHETTKYSQEIECSICLERVLSKPTDAERKFGILSECDHPFCISCIRNWRRNSPASGIDLDTALRACPVCRKHSYFVVPSVTWFTTKEEKQEIITSYKDKLKLIDCKYFDFGNGTCPFGASCFYKHTYKPHANRPSAYKPHRNRPHPHRSRQIMEREEIEDFINPFALEDELANLAALLDVDEEESEDLDEEDFGSLLLMHMSFLLVHMDDEELLSVDDN; from the exons ATGCCGACTtcgtcttctcctcttccctccaTGCCGAGAAG AATTCTTTGCAAGTACTTTGCACGTGGAACATGCTTAAAAGGGGAGTATTGTGAATTCTCACATGATTGGAGAGATCAATCTAATAAT GTATGTAACTTCTATCAAAGAGGGTTGTGCACCTATGGAAGTAGGTGCAGGTATAACCATATTGGAGTTTCTTCTCATAATTCATATGATCCAGCATCATCAATATCTCATCAGAGTTATCATGTAGAATCTAGTTCTTCTCAAGTTGCCCATCCACCTAGAgcttctttgaaaggagaaactaGTCAGGCTTTTAGAATTCCAGTGGACTTACCAGTTTCATGCCAATCTCATACCCCTCCTTTGGAACATGCACAAAAGCAGAAACATGGGGCTGATATTTCTCCAAGCAATGAGGGCAGCCATGTTCCTGCACACATGAGGCCAGCTGATTCAGAAATTTGTGCCCTTCACATCACTGGTAGTTGCCTGCATGGCAAAAGTTGCCCTGATGTTCATGGGGACATGTGTTCCATTTGCGAAATGCATTGCTTGCATCCATTCCATCAAGACAAAAGAGAAGAACATATAACAATGTGTCAGAAAAATAACAAACTCCATGAAACTACGAAATACAGTCAGGAGATAGAATGCAGTATATGTCTGGAGCGAGTACTTTCTAAGCCCACAGATGCTGAACGGAAGTTTGGAATACTATCTGAGTGCGACCACCCATTCTGCATATCATGTATTCGGAACTGGCGTCGGAATTCTCCAGCTTCTGGGATTGATTTGGACACTGCCCTAAGGGCCTGCCCGGTGTGCCGAAAGCATTCATACTTCGTTGTTCCCAGTGTTACTTGGTTCACCACAAAGGAAGAAAAACAAGAAATAATCACTAGCTACAAAGACAAGCTCAA GTTGATTGATTGTAAATATTTTGACTTTGGTAATGGAACATGTCCATTCGGGGCTAGTTGTTTCTACAAG CACACTTACAAGCCACATGCAAATAGGCCAAGTGCATATAAGCCTCACAGAAACAGGCCCCATCCACACAGGTCCCGACAGATAATGGAAAGAGAGGAAATAGAAGATTTTATCAACCCATTTGCCTTGGAGGATGAGTTAGCCAATCTTGCTGCTCTGCTTGATGTTGACGAAGAAGAATCTGAGGATCTTGATGAAGAGGATTTTGGCAGTTTACTACTCATGCATATGAGTTTTCTTCTTGTGCATATGGATGATGAAGAACTACTAAGCGTTGACGACAACTAA